cctcagctgtaaaatgacacatacaatttatacaattactgaatgttttttatgtttatagttaaaaatacaaattacaataaatgttgacacactatattattcttacctcgggtgacgcaccagaaaaccactgacacaaatctcggcatgctgatgatctgttgtagcatgtcagaaacgaccgaatctctcatcccaacatccgtgaggcaacatgtcctagaaaactaggaatcacggaaccatcaatgGGACCACCACCAACCGGTGCAGTAACtacccagctctcgtcctcactagttttgggacgtttgcttgtccctgaaaattataaaattatactaaaatatcctaaaatatactaaattatactaaaatatactaaaattatactaaattatactaaattatactataattataaaattataataaattatactaaaattatactataattataaaattataataaattatactaaaatatcctaaaatatactaaattatactaaaattatactaaattatactaaattatacctaaattatactaaagttatactaaagttatactaaaattatacaaaattatactataattatacaattataataaattacactaaaatatcctaaaatatactaaattatactaaaatatactaaaattatactaaattatactaaaattatactaaaattatactaaattataccataattataaaattataataaattatactaaaatatcctaaaatatactaaattatactaaaattatactaaattatactaaattatacctaaattatactaaagttatactaaaattatactaaaattatactaaattataaaattataataaattatactaaaatatcctaaaatatactaaattatactaaaatatactaaaattgtactaaaattgtactaaaattatactaaaattataaaaaatacatgtactcgcaaaacgacctcctacgcgctggatcggctgtctccccggggtcggctgctcatcgctctcctcaacctcgcgatcatgtgCAACTGCAGACTGTCGCACTGCCGGCTGCCACATCCAGGTACTCCTGAAAAGAATCGCTATCAGGCTCTCTGTCATCATAATCGGTCGCCCCCTCCGATCCATCAATATCGGGCTGCTCCATAGTCGATCGCCTCCTCAACTggtccgtcgcagcccctctccgcctacgaccgGAAAAATCAATACCACACAATCTCGTatgccgtggtgtatcatcctcgccgtccatatctagacgacgagcagatgacgggatggatttcccgcccctagtaggccgctccgtctacaaaaaaaaaattacactaaattaataaaattgtaaataatgtaaattatactaaatttataaaattatgctaaaatactactaaattaatacaattgtaaataattgtaattatactataattataaaattatacctaaattatactaaagttataatcaaattatactaaattatactaaatttataaaattaccctaaattaataaaattgtaaaaatcatgctaatactatactaaatttatactaaaattaaactaaaattataaaattacactaaattactaaaattttaaataatataaatttttattaaaaaacaacgtgggcgtaagggaatcacgcctGAACCActagtcgggcgtatgaacatcacaccctatcagtggtgcgggcgtatgagcatcacgcccgatcagtggttcgggcgtatgcgtatcacgccctaccattggtgcgggcatgtggctatcacgcccgcgccactggtcgggcgtgatactcatacgcccgaaccgcagatcgggcgtgattctcatacgcccgactgtgATTCCGGCGAATTTATGAAAACACCCCACAGATTCATTTCGATCtaaaaatcaacgaaataaagcggtaaatcttaccactttagcttttcctttacggtttctgtcaccatccatgattcggttcactaatttgtccggatttgagcaaaaatcgtatagggttcttgagaggttttgagttttttcaaatttagtgcaaagggtagttcgggtaattcacggggctagaagtataaattagtggctaggtttagtaacccacttaaaaaattctagactccaattcataaaccataaaccctataaaatatattatagacttctaatttataaattctaatccttaaagtatattaaaagtactgattttactagtttgacataatcgaaaattataacttgatatagttgtaaatagtttttaaaatatgaatttctgtgtaatttttccataaaaatatatgGATTGAGTTGGGTTGGATTGATTATATTTAGTGGGTTGATTATTTTGCACACCCTTATGTTGTTCTCGATATATTGAGCGTGAGATTTATAGTATTTGATATAAAATCAAATCACTATAAGACGTGTAAATTTTCTCAACAATTGTGAGTTCTATGTacgtaagtttttttttattatgtgaaatttataaagaaattcAGTTTTAAAAAGTTATTtacaattattttaaataataatttgaatcatattaaattaattaaattattatttttaatatattttaagaattaaaatttatatattagaggttatattatatttttagaataatcctatattttaaaatttaaaatttataaattagaatataaaaatatattaaaaagtaatgagatattaaaaattaatttttgtaatatggtttaattctattttttataaGTTTTGAGCCCAAATGAGAAGGTTGAAGACGAAAGCCCATCAATTGCCCTTCTTCCCGTTGCAGAATTCATCCCCCTCCTCCTCTGTTTGTCAAAATCCAATCCGAACCAGGGTAATACACTTCCATTAGACGAAAGAGTAAAATTTTGAACGATACATCTTTTCATGGAGTCTCTTCAAGCTAATtatagagaagaagaagatgaagcagAAGTACCCGCGAACAACCTTGATCCCTCTCCGTCTACCGTTTCAATTGACCCTGATGAACACCGGAATGGCATAGAAGAACCCCAGAACGACATGGAAATATCTCAAAACGGTGATTCGACGAAACAGTTTGTATCTGGGCTCTCTGAATCGGACCCAACCACTCCAAAGTCTCCTAAATTTGAAGAcattgaagaagaagacgacgaggaagaagatgatgaagaagaaccACTTCCTAAAAAGCAAAAGCAACTTTCGTCTCTGACTCaacaagaggaagaagaacccGCCGCAATTGACGACGCCGCCACCGCCAACAATGTACCGAACGAAATCAAAACTCCGATATCAACAGCAGCCACGACGAAAAAGAAATCGAAGAAGAAGAGCAATAACAATGTCTGGGTAACGAGATCTACTCGTAAAGGGAAGAAGAAACCTAAGCCTAATCCCCAAAATACTCCTGCTGAAGATAAAGTTTTAATTACTCCTGTACCTAGATTTCCAGATAAAAGTGATGATTCCTCAGATATGACAATTTGCCTGTCGAAAGTGTTCAAAGCTGAGAAAGTGGAATTGAGTGAAGATAGACTGAGTGCCGGAAGTACAAAAGGGTATAGAATGGTGAGAGCTACAAGAGGGGTTTGTGAAGGGGCATGGTACTTTGAAATTAAAATTGCGAGCCTGGGAGAGACAGGGCACACCCGTCTTGGGTGGTCGACGCAGAAAGGTGACCTGCAGGCGCCAATTGGGTATGATGGTAATAGTTTTGGGTATAGAGATATTGATGGGAGTAAAGTGCATAAGGCATTGAGAGAGAAGTATGGGGAAGAAGGGTATAAGGAAGGAGATGTGATTGGGTTTTATATCAATTTGCCCGAGGGTTCTTTGTATACTCCTAAGCCACCACGTTTGGTTTGGTATAAAGGGCAGAGATACGTTTGTGCTCCAGATGCTAAGGAGGATCCTCCTCAGATCATACCTGGTAAGAACTTATTGGGTAAGGGTGGCAATTTCGGATTATTCGGTTAAAATGGTGTTATgttatcttttatatatatgttcGATATGGTTATATAGGATATAAATGGTAGAAAAGTAATAATTGTCAATTGTGTCATGTCAGTCGGGTTGTCCGTGTCTTTATAAACTGGCAAGGACTTATTGTGTAAGGGTGGCAATTTCGGATTATTGGGTCAAAATCGTGCGATATGGTTATATAGGATATAAATGGTAGAAAAGTAATGATTGTCAATTGTGTCATGTCAGTCGGGTTGTCTGTGTCTCTATAAACTGTGTTTTGATGTTATCTGATATGTGGAACATGTGTCGCATTTGAAATCAGTGTTTATCGAATTGTGATTATGGTGCTAGCTTGACTTGTTCCCTTATTCTTGTTGATTCTTTGTGTAATACTCTCATTGAGGACGTTTATTGATTTGATGATACTGGTTTGGTTTTGAATCTAAAGAATTGTAGGGTTTTTGGTGGATTTACATCTCTGAATTATAGGGAATTAAGAATAGTAAATTTCTTATCAGGTTTAAAATAATAAGAAAAGCCAATGGCATTGCTGGGAGGAATATTACTTCCTTCTCAGTAATCTTCTGCCAATATGGAGGTTTAGTCGTTTTTGTCCTGACTTGCAATACAATAAAGTCAGAACAGGGCCATCGACCAGTGCTCGCACTCAGATTATAGCTAAGCTAATGCTTGAGAGGAAGAATATTAAGTGTATGAGATATTAAATTAGAGAGAGAGTATGCGAGAGTCTCAGACTGTCCTTACTTGAGCAATAAATGCACTTTATATAGGAATATAATCATCATTGTCTGGTGGGTCCTAGGTGTCTATTGGCCTGTGATCTTGTCTTGGGGAGCCGCGAATTGACGGCCTAATTTATGTAGAAGCGTGTCTAACACACTTCTTAGGCTTTGTAGGTCATCATACCAAACCAATGTTGCACAGAAACTCTTCTTCGTTAGCGTTTCCACGTCGTATCTGTTTGCGGTAAAGTTACTACTTGGTTAAGTGTCTCATGCGAAAGGCGGGGCCTGGCTCTTTGCCTTCAACCCACATGGCAATAGATTATTAGTGGGTGTTATCTGATGTCCCCATGATCTTATACCGATCCCTTCAGGGTTGAGGTCAAAGTGCTATTCAAAGGCTCCGGTCCTGAGCGGATATATAGGCTTGAGGTAAGACTGAAGGATTGCTTCGTTGCTTCGGAGGTTGAACACTGTCTTTGAAGCTTACTTCTGCTTAAAATACTCCAATTTGGCATGTCTTTGAAGCTCACTTCTCCTTAAAATACTCGGATTTGGCATGTCTTTTTTATCCAACAATACATTAGAGCtgagagggcgagccttggcgcaacggtaaacgttgttgtcgtgtgaccgaaaggtcacgggttcgagtcttaggagcggcctcttgctaaaaaaattggcaggggaaggcttgcccccagtacacccttgtggtgggacccctccccggaccctcgcttagcggggacgcgtagtgcaccgggccgccctttaatACATTAGAGCTGACAAATTGCTAGCAGTAAGGGACATGGTATCAGTGAACCTGCAACTTCTTTTAGCGTTTTAGTGACTTGGCTTTTTCCGACCATGCATTCTCATTAATTAGCTGAAGTTCAGCTATGCACATAAAAGTGCAGGTGCTTATTGTTTAGTAATTGGAGATGATTCAAGGTCACTTCACAATGGGGTTTTGGATATTCAAGCTAATCTTATTTACAGTCTGCTTCAAGTTCAGTGGCAATAGTAGACCTACTTCGCTTCAATTCAACTATGATTTTCTCTTCCATTTGTTTCTAGAATACTATCTCATACACCAAATTCTGATGAAATTTTCCTTCCCTTGGCTCTCGTCAATTTACGAATTCTATCTGTTCCTTTTTCGGTTTTATATTAAGTGCATCTATCTGAGTGGACCTTATTGTCATTGAGTATGAAGTTTTAGCCTTCAGAATATGTTAATGAACTAATGTTGATTTTCTGTGTTGTTGAATTATAGCTTTAGGCTCTGGATGTCATGATCTATTACTTGACAGAAGTATTGTTTTGCAATGCAGGGAGCGAGATATCGTTTTTCAGAAATGGAATATGTCAAGGCACTGCTTTCAAGGATTTATATGGTGGTCGTTACTATCCTGCTGCTTCAATGTACACTCTTCCAAATCAACCGAACTGTGTGGTCAAGTTCAACTTTGGTCCCGACTTTGAATTTTTTCCAGAGGACTTTGGTGGGCGTCCGATTCCTAGGGCTATGTATGAAGTTCCTTATCATGGGTTTGAAAATCGGATTGAAAACGGTGTGTCCAATGAGAACAAACAATAGCCACATTGATATTGATGGAGTTCGGAGGTCATTCCAACTTCAACGTTCTCCTTGTAACTTAGTTACTGAAAATTTAGGACTCATAGATAAATTGTTTCAATTTGTAAGTGAAATTAGGACTCACAGATCATTTGCTGCGAATTCTAAACTCAAAGTTACTTCTGAAATAGAAAAAAAGTTGGTTTTCATTTCTGCAATTCAATGCTGTTGCACGAGTTTGGCGATACATCAATGCAGGTTTTGATATTAGATTCCTGGAGTTTATTCGTAGTCCCATTAGCTGGCAGTATTTCTTAATTTCTGCACCTGAAATGTGATGCTTATTCACAGACCTTATAGAAGCTGGTTTTTCAGAAATTATGTCACAAGCTGTTCAAGTTTCCTTTTCTTAGCCATTCTGGTCTTTACTATTTGTGTGTTTGTTTTTGTTATAGTACAAATAATACGTTTTGTTTGTGGCCCTATTTTGGTTGGCAGGACAGGGAAACCGAATATATATCAAAGACGGATCCAAGGGGAGCCATGGAGGCTTGAGCACCCACTTGTCAATGAAAACGCCAGAAAACTCCATAGAAGCTGTATACGGAGCCTTATATTTTTTTGCAAAAGCACCCAAAAAATATAGAGCCCCCCAAGTCCCCTTTGGATCTGTCACTGTTAATATACCGAAGTACTTTCTTGTTTCACAAGAGAGTAATCATCATGACGAAACTTCTTTTCTGTTGATAGGGAAGCAGTGACCATTTGCTTGATAATGGGGGGCAGAAGACACTGATGAACTGATCAATTGATAAAGAGAAGAGTCAGGTTTGATCAATGACTTTTTTTTTGGCGAGTGAGGACTATAATCTTCCTTCAGGGAGATTATGCCCTCAATAAAAGTTTGAAAGGCGCCTTGCCGGAAATGCTGTAGGAATAAGGCCAGGAAGGGTCTGCCGAATATACCGACATCATGGGAAGGACCAGGGACGTAGGGACAGGGGGATCACGCCTCCGACTCCagggacaaaaaaaaaaaaaaaagaattaccGACTGATTTGGCATTGGTGGATTGAATCTGGGACGAAATTAACCATCACTGATGCTTAGTCCCAAAAAAAAGTTCTCTGATTTTAAACATATTTTTGTCCATTGGCCTCCTGATTACTTTTTCTAGCTTCAGCACTGGGAAAGACAGATCTTAGTTGTGATGAATTAGTTAAACAAAAAAGAGGTTACACTCAAGTGCGCCTCCTCTTATCGCGTGATCTGCTTATGGTCATCAGGTACCTGATAAATTTCTTGCACAGATGCATAAAAACACATTCACTGAAGCAAGTGATAAAGTTCATTATTGGTGCAAATGGTCATTGTTTAGAGTATAAGTCAATGTAATTGTTAGAGTATAAgtcaatgtaattaatgaataacATGCCTAAGGCTGCTGAAGGGCTGTTGGGGCATGCTTAGGCTGCTAGTAGGGTCAGTATGTCTCCTTGACTGTAGGAGTAATATCAGGAGCtactacttgtatatatatctgTGTATTGTTCCCAagtaaaatatatcaatgtagCATCTTActctacatggtatcccatggaTTTCTTTGTATTTTCATGGTCTGTTACAGTCATGAACACTTTATTGCTAAAGATATTAGAGAAAGATCGAATATGTGTGGCTGcagttttgatcacatggaccttaatgactaTGTAGTATatggtcattcaccattagatctaggcttattaataagcctagatctaacggtgaatgaccaaattcgtttggtcattaaggtccatgtgaacatTTCCGATGTGGCTGAAGTTTCCTAATACATTTTCAAATTGGTGTCATTGCTAGTGCATTGGAGAGTTGAGACCCTCTTGAGATGACAAAGGATGGAGATTCCGGTGCCTTTGAGAAGGAAAGGGTGAACTTTTCCTGAAAGACGGCCTCTTTTTGAGATGTTGTAATGTTCTCTTGGTGTAGAGCTTATGAAAGACAGGCAAAATTCTCTCCCTGAACTTGAGAATAGCATAGAAGAGTAGTCGGTAGGCTATAAGAAGTACAATAACAGCAATGAAGTCCCACCATTTTGAGTGATCAAGACTTATGCCAAGAGTATCTCTGAGAACATCTTCGCCTCGCAGTTTCGGACCACCTGGTACTAACGGATCAAACTCTACTCCAATCATGTCATTCTTGTATACTCCCTGCATTTACATTATCGTATTAGTGATGGAAAAAGCATTTTATCTGCACGAAGCTTGTTGCTTGCTGTTCTATTATTCAGTCTGCAAAACTTTCAGATAGCGGAACTTGATTAGAATAGGGAAGGGAAAAAACAGACTCTTTTGGCTTTCAAAAGCTATTATGTATTTGGTATTTTAGTCGTTTGCATCTATCTTTGGGTTGTAGAGAGCTGTGACACAGGGTCAATAGTATAAAAGTAGTGAATGCAACAGGGTAAAATACATCCATGACTCCTCAAATTTGGCGTTATTTAACATGATGGCCCCTGAACTTGAAAATCAGAAAAGTTGAGACGGGTGTAGCTTACCCGAATATGACATGTTAGCTTGTTTTCCAGCTCTATGTccatttcttcttatcctttgGCATGATCTATGTTGCTTTTTGTCAAGGAACCGATGGACCCAAAAGTTAATCCGATAAATAGGCTCACAAATAGCTTTTATAtgaataacttttattattatctctgacACTTTCCATGGAGATTTTTCGTTCGAGTTCTAGACCAAGGGTTCTAAATTCAAGACTCTTAACTCTTAAGTTCCATTGACTAAAACTGTAGAAGTGTGCTAACCTTATCAAAACTGTTTGCAGGACTGTTTTACAGGAATTGCTAGAAACATTTAACATTATTTGCAATTACCTGCAATCCCCATGCGCCAAAATTGATATAAGAAACCGGATAACGCCAAAAGACCTTGGGAAGATCAGGCAGCAAGCGAAAGAACCCGGAGGTCATCATCAGGACTGCCTGGAAACAAACATCAAAGAGATAACATGACCAGAAAAAGGGCAGAAACCGGGGCATGATGCGATAAAAGCCAGACTTAAAATCTTACAATATATCCGGCTCCAACGATGACTCCCATTAGAAAGTTGGGAACAAGTGAAGCTATTGTCATCATGCAGCTCTCCACAGTTGCTATGCAGCTTATAAGGTCAAGGCAGGCATACACCAAATGTGAGAATTCAGACCTAAATTTCACCAGGTAAAAGATAATGCTTGATGTGGAAATTGACATCACTATTAGGTATGGAAAAGAAGATAGAAAATTTGACACAGTATATACTCCAACACCATAATGCCCATTCAGCCTTTCTTTGTGAAATACCTGCTTAAATAACACAGATTAGAGTAATTCTGCTTAAATGAGTTGGGTCATATCAACCAGCTTGTTAAACAGGTCGTGTCAGGGTGACCCTTAATGATCACCAGAGTAAATGGACACGACCCATTTATGACCTGCGAACCTGTTTTGACACCCCTAGGACTTGCTTACCTTCAATTCTTCAATGAATGAAGGGAAGCCTCCAATGGACATGAATGTCATGAATCCTGATATGAATCCGCCACAAGCTCCGCGAGCTAAGATGGAAGTGTACCCATTTCCGACATCGTGGAAGACGGTTCCGACACAAATAGACAATGCTATGTATATGCCTATCCTTACCCTATAATACCCCAAATCTCTCCACATATTGATGGATGATCTCTTTGTCAATATTGAAAGCTGTTTCCACCAGTTTGTCTGCTGCTTCTCCCTTTTCCTTCTAATCTCAAGCCCTTTCTGCAATGTCAAATTTAGTCCCAATATGCTCAATGCTTCATTGAAGAAAATGTTTAGCCTTATCTAGTATTCTATTAGGTTTGTGCAACATTAAGCCTGTCTTGCTAACCGTTTTATGTTTAAACTTGACTTTTCTAGTCACCGGGGGGTTTAATGTGTGCAATTATAATTGATCAAAGGTTTAATGTGTCAAGTTGAAAAGATTAAACAAAAATCCAAAAGATTAGATGCCTGCGAAAGGAATTGCCTTGGTATGAATATGCATATAGAGCTGAGCATAGATCTTGGAGATTCTTAAaccggaccgaatatccgaaAAGAAATCTAGAATTGGCTTGGTTCGTTGACTTAATTAGatacaattctggagattttcaAATTCCATTGTTGAGTAAATATGTTAGAGATTATGGCACCAGACCGAATATCCAAAAAAATAGATCCAAAACCAGATTGAACCGTTCGACTTTTTCTTTAGGACCGAACCAAATTGTACCGTTGACTTTATTAGATACAATTATTGAGATTTTCAAATCCCCGAATTGTACCAAATCGTACTCCACTATATGCGCATGCATAAAATTTCATTGTGATTGAGTTGATACTGTGATGCTTACAGTGGTCAAGATTTCTTTAATCCTAGCCTTTGTACTTGCTGCATAGTTTGAGAAGTTGTATTTCCTAATTAGTTCTGCCTTTATCTCTGCTGTTGGTAAATTTCCCAAAGAATCTGATAGCATCTGAATTTCCTGGATTACAAGAAATTATCTAAAATTAGGCTTGTCACGTTTCTGACATAATAACACGATTTACAGAAGTAAACTGTTTAACACGATATGTTTATCATTTTTACGTTATTTATATCAATCATATAGAACCTATAGACTACACAACACAATTGAACATACTCTTTGAGCTCCCATTAAAGTTGTAG
The DNA window shown above is from Euphorbia lathyris chromosome 1, ddEupLath1.1, whole genome shotgun sequence and carries:
- the LOC136223271 gene encoding protein TRAUCO isoform X1, whose protein sequence is MESLQANYREEEDEAEVPANNLDPSPSTVSIDPDEHRNGIEEPQNDMEISQNGDSTKQFVSGLSESDPTTPKSPKFEDIEEEDDEEEDDEEEPLPKKQKQLSSLTQQEEEEPAAIDDAATANNVPNEIKTPISTAATTKKKSKKKSNNNVWVTRSTRKGKKKPKPNPQNTPAEDKVLITPVPRFPDKSDDSSDMTICLSKVFKAEKVELSEDRLSAGSTKGYRMVRATRGVCEGAWYFEIKIASLGETGHTRLGWSTQKGDLQAPIGYDGNSFGYRDIDGSKVHKALREKYGEEGYKEGDVIGFYINLPEGSLYTPKPPRLVWYKGQRYVCAPDAKEDPPQIIPGKNLLGSEISFFRNGICQGTAFKDLYGGRYYPAASMYTLPNQPNCVVKFNFGPDFEFFPEDFGGRPIPRAMYEVPYHGFENRIENGVSNENKQ
- the LOC136223271 gene encoding protein TRAUCO isoform X2 is translated as MESLQANYREEEDEAEVPANNLDPSPSTVSIDPDEHRNGIEEPQNDMEISQNGDSTKQFVSGLSESDPTTPKSPKFEDIEEEDDEEEDDEEEPLPKKQKQLSSLTQQEEEEPAAIDDAATANNVPNEIKTPISTAATTKKKSKKKSNNNVWVTRSTRKGKKKPKPNPQNTPAEDKVLITPVPRFPDKSDDSSDMTICLSKVFKAEKVELSEDRLSAGSTKGYRMVRATRGVCEGAWYFEIKIASLGETGHTRLGWSTQKGDLQAPIGYDGNSFGYRDIDGSKVHKALREKYGEEGYKEGDVIGFYINLPEGSLYTPKPPRLVWYKGQRYVCAPDAKEDPPQIIPGSEISFFRNGICQGTAFKDLYGGRYYPAASMYTLPNQPNCVVKFNFGPDFEFFPEDFGGRPIPRAMYEVPYHGFENRIENGVSNENKQ
- the LOC136223278 gene encoding LOW QUALITY PROTEIN: ABC transporter G family member 13 (The sequence of the model RefSeq protein was modified relative to this genomic sequence to represent the inferred CDS: inserted 1 base in 1 codon; substituted 1 base at 1 genomic stop codon); the encoded protein is MNTTYNGGDEEEGGGAYLVWEELTVVLPHNLREGPTRRLLIGVNGYAVPGNIVAIMGPSASGKSTLLDALAGRLSTNVIMTGNVLINGKKKTNLYDGIAYVTQENTLLGTLTIRETLMYSAQLRLPSKMNKQDISKIVSGTIMEMGLEDCADRLIGNWHLRGISGGEKKRLSIAFEILIRPNLLFLDEPTTGLDSASAFFVVQTLRNIAADGXIFLLSGGETVYFGEAKMAVEFGIFFIPMFFGEAGFPCPSRRNPSDHFLRCVNSDFDLVTTTLMGAQRVCSIVLCSLXEIQMLSDSLGNLPTAEIKAELIRKYNFSNYAASTKARIKEILTTKGLEIRRKREKQQTNWWKQLSILTKRSSINMWRDLGYYRVRIGIYIALSICVGTVFHDVGNGYTSILARGACGGFISGFMTFMSIGGFPSFIEELKVFHKERLNGHYGVGVYTVSNFLSSFPYLIVMSISTSSIIFYLVKFRSEFSHLVYACLDLISCIATVESCMMTIASLVPNFLMGVIVGAGYIAVLMMTSGFFRLLPDLPKVFWRYPVSYINFGAWGLQGVYKNDMIGVEFDPLVPGGPKLRGEDVLRDTLGISLDHSKWWDFIAVIVLLIAYRLLFYAILKFRERILPVFHKLYTKRTLQHLKKRPSFRKSSPFPSQRHRNLHPLSSQEGLNSPMH